From the genome of Bacillus sp. Bos-x628:
TTAAAAATATCAAGGGGGATTTACATTATGGCAAATGTAGAACGTGGAGAAGCAACTATTAATTTGGACAAAGTAAGAACCATTAAGTTTGACCTAAACAGTCTTATTGAAGTTGAAGAATCCTTAGGAATTACGCTTGCTGAGATTGGTGAAAACCTTTCAATCAAAGCTATGAGAACACTTCTTACAGCAGGTTTACGTCATGAGGATGCTGAACTAACTGAACACCAAGTCGGTTCTATGATCACTATGGATAACATGGCTGATGTTCAAGAAGCACTGTCAGTAGCAATGGGTGGAAATGATCTAAAAAACTAAAGTGGGATGAAGTTAAGCGGCTAGGGTATGGCCTTCTAGGTTTAACCCCTGACACGCTGTTTAGCTTGTCCCTCAAAGAGTTTACAGACATGGTAAATGCTAAGCTATACTATCAGGCCTATGAAGACGATTTGGAAATGCAACGTCTAGCATGGCAGTCCTCCTTACTCATGTCTGCTACTGGAAACTATGGTAAGAAAGGTATTGACATGAAGAAGCTATACCGACCACGCTTTGATGAAGAAGGAAATTACAAAGAAGATGGTCACTTCAAGCCCATTGATAAAGATGAGAAAGAAAGTAAGCTGAATGAGTTAATTGCAAAATTTAATAGAAATGAAGAGGACAACTAAAGTTAATAATCTGACTTTGGTTGTCTTTTTTCTTGCATAAAAGGAAGTGAGAAAATGGCAACCTTAGCAGATATTCTAGTAACCCTTACGTTGGACACCGAGGAATTTAATAGTGGTCTACAGCACGTTTCCCAGCAATTACAGTCACTTAATTCAACAGCAAGCACTGTTGTCCAACAGACAGCCAACGTTGTTTCCAATGGTGCGTCATCCATGTCACAATCTTTAAACAGTGTGGCTAACAGTTCACGACACCTTGCACAAACATTGGGTACAAGCACAGATGATATGAACCGAGTCTTGCAAGCCGCACAAGGGGAGTTTGACAATTTTTCTATGTCAGGAAGGCACGTGTCACGAGATATTGCTGACAGGTTTTCTGCTTTACCAAGACATTTACAAAGATACATTCAAAGGTTAGAAGAAGCTGGACAGTCTACCGAAGCATTCGCACGTTTGAACGAACAATATAGTACCAGAGTTATTGACGCTATGAGGCGATCTAATGATTACCTTCAAAATAGAACCACACAATCAGCTAGACTCATGGCGTCCATTTCAGCTAACACTAACCTAGCACCATTGACTCATGGATTCCTAAGACTTGGAGATAGCTTAGAGAACACAGCTAGGAGGGGCACAGCCCTGAATTTAGCATTACAACGAATCGGCCCAAATGCTTCTCTTAAAGATTTACGGGATGAGATGCAGTTGATTCAACAAGGTGTCGCAAGGGCTAGAGGTGCTTTCCTTGTATTTGGTATTTCCTCAGGTTTGGCTATTCTGGGAATGATCAAACTTGCCTCTGTGGTAGATGATCGGGTTGTTCCCGCATTCGACAAAATGAAGTCTAAGCTAGTTGATGCAATGGAACCCTTCATACACTCATTTGCTACTGGTCTAGTTGCTGTAATGAATTTTGTTGGAAGTATTGCGGACATGGTTAACAAGTTTTCAGAAGCCAACCCTGTTCTGTTTAATATGATTATGTACATTACATTACTAACGGGAGTTCTTGGTGCATTACTTGCCCCGTTAGCTGTAACAGGTGTTATGGCCGAAGGTGTAGCCGCATCCTTCACCGCATTGTGGGCGACAATCAGTCCATTCGTTCTAGGTTATCTTGCTGTTATCGGGGTAGCATTAGCGTTGGCAACGGCAATGGTAACTGTAATTGCTGTTCTTAGAGAACTGTGGAAAGCAAGTGATGCATTCCGTAACTCATGGATGAGTATGTGGGGCGGAATTAAGAGTGCTTTTGTTGACGGATTCTCAAAACCTGTGGCAACCGCATGGGGGCAATTAAAGAAATCGTTCAGTGAATTGATTGCCGATATCACTGGTGGTGCTGGGACAATGGGAAGCCTTTGGACATACTTAGGCGATCACTTATCAACAGTGATCAACCTGCTTGCAAAAGGGGTTGTTCCACTTCTATCTGTGGCCTTCCAAGCCTTAGGATTCGTTGTGACAGGTGTCATTAATGGGATAATTTTCTTAATTGACGCTTTAGCCCCAGCATTTGAGAAAGTGAGTTCTTACGCTAGTCAGATGGTGACAGCCTTCTCAACAGGTGACTTCACTAATCTCGGTACAACTATTTCCAATGTCCTTACAATGGTAATTACCACGCTAGTGGGGGGTATTCCTAGATTACTTGCTTTGGGAACTCAGCTGATTCAAAGTCTTGCAACGGGAATGGGTATGACAGTTCCAGAACTGATTCAATTGCCGTTCACGATTCTGAACAACCTTGTAGTAGGTTTCTTGAATCAGTTACCAATGATTATGAATATCGGTGTTCAAATTCTAAACGGAATTATTACAGGGTTGCTTCAAGCATTACCAACAATTTTGACAGCAGTGACAACCTTGATTACAACGCTGATAACTATGATTACGACGACCCTTACTCAGTTCTTACCAATCATTCTTAATACAGGCATAACTATACTGACAACATTGATAAACGGTATAATCCAAAGCTTACCTCTGATCATTCAAACGGCGGTTACGTTGATTCAGACGTTAACACAAACCATCATGACAAACCTACCGACAATCATTAATGCTGGTATTAAGTTACTCATGAGTGTTATTCAAGGAATTGTCCAAGCGTTGCCACAATTGATTAACACAGCCGTAAGGCTGATCACAACAATTCTTAACACATTCACGAAGATGCTTCCTAAGATTCTTGACGCTGGGATGAAAATTCTCACGAAACTTATTGACGGAATCACTTCTGTTTTGCCGAAGTTGATTGATTGTGCTATCAAGCTAATCTTGAAAATTGTTGACACATTACTGAAAAATTTACCTAAACTTATCGACTCAGGTGTTAAGATTCTACTTGCGTTAATTAGTGGGATTATTAAAGTGTTGCCAAAGTTAGTTCAGGCCGCACTAACCTTGATTCTTAAATTGGTTGCCGCATTGATTCAGAACTTACCTAAGATCATTGCCGCAGGGGTTAAGCTAATCGCCGCATTGGTCAAAGGTTTAATCCAAGCCATTCCGCAGATCGTGGCGGCCATTCCAAAGATCGTTAAGGCAATCTTCAACGCCTTTAAATCGGTAGATTGGGGAGGTATCGGTAAGGACATTATCAATGGTATCGCCAAGGGTCTTGGTAACTTTGCAGGGACACTGATAGCAAAAGGTAAAGAAGTAGCAGGAAAGGCTTTAGGCGGTATCAAGAAATTCCTCGGTATACACTCTCCTTCACGTGTGTTTAGGGACGAAGTCGGTAAATGGATTCCTGCTGGTATCGCTGTTGGTATTGATAAGAAAGGTGACTTAGTTTCTGACGCTGTTGAGGATGTGGGTGCCAATGCACTTTCAAGTGGTGCAGGGTTTAGACGTTCAGCCCCTTCAACCTTAGGTAACATTGGTGTTGATTTTGGAGGAGGTGCGGGAAACGGTGTTGGCCACAACGTCTTTAACCAGTTCACCATCAATGCTACTATTCGTGAGGACGCTGATATCCAGCGAATCATTGACGAATTAGAGAAACGTCGTAAAATCTCCGAACGTGCAAAAGGTGTATTCAGCTATTAAGCTGGTACGCCTTTTCTTTCTAATAAACCAATCGAGAAGGGGATGTAAATATAGATGATTAAATTCGGAAATAAGTCGTTACCAAGTTACGTGAAAATAATGGATGTTAAATACTCAATTCTTCCGTCCATTCAGACCAAGACCGAGAAGGTATATGGACGTGCGGGTGTATATGACTTTGGTGTTGAGTTAGGGGAAAGGAACATAGAGTGCGAGGCAATAATCATTGCCACTGATCAGCACGACGTTATCAAAAAAGCCAGACAATTTTCGACATGGCTATTTTATAAAGACTTACAGCCGTTAATCATTTTGGACGAACCTGATAAGCAATACATGGCTAGAATTTCAGGCGATACGGACATTTCTGAGTTGTATCGAACAGGAAAGACAACTCTTAAATTCCTGTGCCCTGACCCTTACGCTGAAAGTATTGACGAAAAGGTGGTTAACTATACACCAGTGGATTACACGCCTGTTAATATCAATGTTGGTGGCAGTGTTGAAACTTATCCCATTATTGATATGGAAGTCAAAGAGGACACACCTTCACTTGCCTTAATTACGTATGATAAGTTCGTGAAGCTGGGCAGTGATGATGACGTGGAAAAGACATCCATTGACAACAAACCGTTGGTATTGAATGAGACATATGACACTTATTCTGGCTATGGTTCAGGCATTGGTATTGATGGTAACGCCAAGGGAACTGCTACTATTTCTGGAACGCTTAATTCCAACGGTTATGCTGTTGTTCAATCTGGAAAGGATTATGGAACTAATGATATTGACTGGCATGGAGGGGCTGGAACTAAAACACTATCACGTCAATTGCAAGACTTTCAAGTTACTTCCAAGGTGAAACTCAATTCAACTAAAATCTCCCAAGTTGGCCGAGTGGAAATTTATCTATTCGATACTAACAATGTCATCTTAGGTAAGGTTGCGATTGTAGATCACTCGACTTCTGGAGAGTGGCCAAAGATTGAGGCAAGGGCTGGTGAACGTTACACAGGCACTTACTTTGTATCTACTTATGGAAAGAAGAAGGGAACCTATGCTGACTTTGATGGCATTATTCAGATCGGGAGACAAGGTCGTACTTGGGATGCTTACTTTGCGAAAATAGACTCTAAAGGTAAGCATGTAAGCACTTATAAAAAGTCTTGGTATGACACAAAGAATATGTGGTCTAATCGTAAACTAGCAAAAATTCAGGTTCATGTGGGTGCTTTTGGTAAGAAAGAACCTGTATTTACTATGGAGATCAAAGACCTAAAAGTATACGAGAAGAATATTGCTGTTAGTTCTACTCAAGTTCCAATCACATTTAAGGCTGGGGATATAGTTACGATTGACAGCCAACGTGCTGTCGTATACAGAAACGGTGAACCTATCTTCACAGAACTTGACCCAGCAAGCGAGTTCTTCCCATTGGAGGTAGGTGCTAACGGACTACTGTTATCGCCACCTATTGCTGATGTTTCTATCAGATACAAGGAAAGGTGGATTTAAATGATCTTTATTCTCGATTACCAACAAAACACAGTAGGGGTTGCCAATAATGGTAGCCCTTATTCTTTACCCTATTTTGATGATGAACATAACGAGACACTGGACGGCGTGAACACTTACAGCTTTTCAGTCCCCTGTGACCATGAGGATTCCTCATTATTTGTGGTGGAAGGACATGTGATCATCACTAACCTAGACGGGGAACAGCTTCTTTTTACGATCAAGGAGGTGTCTGAGGGTTCGTCGGATGGAAAGAGAACCAAGGACATCTATTGTGAGGAAACAGCTATATCAGAATTACTTACAGACGTTCAGCGTCCAGAAAAATTAGTAGGGGTCTCTTTAGAAACAGCCGTAAACGCAGTTCTCAC
Proteins encoded in this window:
- a CDS encoding distal tail protein Dit, which encodes MIKFGNKSLPSYVKIMDVKYSILPSIQTKTEKVYGRAGVYDFGVELGERNIECEAIIIATDQHDVIKKARQFSTWLFYKDLQPLIILDEPDKQYMARISGDTDISELYRTGKTTLKFLCPDPYAESIDEKVVNYTPVDYTPVNINVGGSVETYPIIDMEVKEDTPSLALITYDKFVKLGSDDDVEKTSIDNKPLVLNETYDTYSGYGSGIGIDGNAKGTATISGTLNSNGYAVVQSGKDYGTNDIDWHGGAGTKTLSRQLQDFQVTSKVKLNSTKISQVGRVEIYLFDTNNVILGKVAIVDHSTSGEWPKIEARAGERYTGTYFVSTYGKKKGTYADFDGIIQIGRQGRTWDAYFAKIDSKGKHVSTYKKSWYDTKNMWSNRKLAKIQVHVGAFGKKEPVFTMEIKDLKVYEKNIAVSSTQVPITFKAGDIVTIDSQRAVVYRNGEPIFTELDPASEFFPLEVGANGLLLSPPIADVSIRYKERWI